TATCATTGGGGTGATTTTAGTTGGAATTCTAATCATGCGTCAAAACAAGCTAGACGATCCGTTCCTTGAATTCAAGGTATTTGAAAGCAAAGAATTCTCCCTTGCGACCATTCTTAGTTCAATTGTAATGATGGCAATGGTTGGGGTAGAATTCGTCATCCCTCTTTACCTTCAAATCATTCATGGAATGTCCGCCTTCCATTCAGGTCTTACCCTTTTATTTGGAGCCCTTTTCATGGGAATTATGAGTCCAATTACTGGGAACTTATTTGACCGTCATGGTGCTAAACGCTTAGCCTTTACGGGAATGTTTATCTTAACTGTTGGAACAATTCCTTTTGCCTTTATTACTCGTGATACCCCAACTATTTATATTGTCTTCTTATATGCAGTCCGGATGTTTGGTATTTCAATGGTAATGATGCCAGTTACTACAGCGGGAATGAATTCTCTTCCTTACAATCTAATTTCGCACGGTACAGCTGTTAACAATACCATTCGTCAAGTCGCTACTTCTGTGGGAACAGCGATCATGATCTCTGTTTTGACAAATATTACCAATAGCAATCGACCTGCTCATTCACTGCTGACACAATCCCCATTACAATATAAAGCAAAGATGTTTGATGCTACTTTGATGGGGTACCATGCAGCATTCTGGTTTGCAATCGCCTTCTCACTCATTGGTTTATTCCTTACATTCTTTGTTACAAGTGGTAATGGAATTCACCTCCGCCTTGATAGCGAAGACATTGCAGAACCAACTGATAAAGGAGGGATGAAGTAAATGGTTATTATTTTAACTTTTCTAGGAGCACTCACCTTTTTTGCTTGCATGATGTTTATTCGGCAAAAAAGCCTGCGAATTATTTTAGCTACACTCACGGGAATTATCTTTGTGGGCTCAACTCTTTTGATGACACTAAATTACAGTCACCATTTTGGAATGCAAAAAGTTACGACAACAACCACCAAGCGGATTTACTCTGCTTCAAATTCCTCAATGCCCCTGGCAATTTATCAACCGGTTGGTAAAAGCGGCCGCGATGATGTTTATATTTATAACACCAAAGTTAAACAAAAAACGCCTTACCATACCCAAGCAAACGAATACACCACTAGTCGAATTAAATGGACTAATGGTTCTACCCCTCAGCTCGTAACAACTGAGACGCGCTGGCAATATCGTAATAATTTTTATAAAGTCCTATATGCATGGTCAGGAATGAACAATGCATTAGTTAAGCGAACTAACGTGTTAGAATATCCACGAATGTATGTTAAACTCACAACGAGTCAGGCAGATAAACTTGCCAGAGTTGCTAAATCTGCTACGGGTGCCAAATTACAAGCACAAGCAGCAGAACAAGGACGCGCTTTTGTTACATCAAAGGTTCAAGCAGCAATGGCTAAGAATCCTAACATGACTGCTAAACAAATTCAAGAAGTATCAGCACAAGCAGAACAAGAATTTCAGGCCCAAAGCATTCAACAAATTTTAAAACAAGTTAAGTAAATGGAAAATACGTGGATATACCGAGGAACCGAACCGATTAAAATAAAGAAGTATCTTCAGTCATTAGGGATGGGGCATCGTTTATTTAACGATCTTAAAAACGGTGAAGGGGAATTCCTTGTTGATCATCGGAAGGTACGGCCAACAACCCAGATTCTTCCTAATCAACCTTTAACCATTAAGGCTCAGCCAGAGTTAGCTGATGATACTGTTGGAATTAGTAATGAGCCCTTAAATGTTATTTATGAAGATGATAATTGGTTGGTAATAGATAAGCCAGCAGGTGTGACTTCTATCCCAGGACCAACTGTTCAAAATGATACAGTTTTAAATCGGGTAAAGGGATACTTAATCGCAAATAATTCTGTAGATCTCCGCCCTCATTTAATTACACGACTGGATCGCTTTACGGGGGGACTACTTCTTGTCGCTAAGCATCATATTGCCTCCAGTATGATCAGTCAGCAAGTGCAGCAACATCAAATGCTGAAGGAATATACCGCTTTAGTAGAAGGACAGGTTATGGACGAGCATGGCGAGATTAACAAGCCGATTGGAAGAAAGGATGGGCAGGCTGCACGGGTAATTGACGAGAATGGGCAACGAGCTTTGACCGAGTATTGGGTTGAAGAACGAGGCGCAAAATGGACACGAGTGCGGGTAAGACTTCACACTGGACGCACACACCAGATCAGGGTTCACTTTGCTGCTATTGGTCATTCCCTAATTGGTGACCATCTTTATGGCGGCGATACTAGTAAATATGATCATCAGTTGCTTCATGCAAGTAAAATTAGCTTTAACGATCCCTTCACCCTTAAACAAATGACATTTACCTCAGAATTGCCACCAGTATTTTTGAATTAGGGTCCGTTGGTCTAGTTGGTTTAGGACGCATCCCTGTCACGGATGAGATCACGAGTTCGAGTCTCGTACGGACCGATGCAGCAGTTGGGCAAGCGCCTATTAAACTGGTGGTCTAAGTATTCAAAAATCATAAAAGTAGTGTTTGTAACCTCAGTCCTAGTCTTTGTTATTCTCGCGTTAGGTAACTTTTTTAAAACAGTTAAATGGCATGAAGTAGGAGTTGGTTTAGCAAACCTGTCTTGGAAAAGTATCATCCTGCTACTAATTACGGGATGCATCGCAGTCATCCCTATGTTGGGGTATGATTTTGCAATCACTCATTTATTACCCGGGAAATTTAAGAAATCATATATTATCCGCTGTGGATGGATTACTAACACTTTAACAAATATTGCCGGATTTGGCGGAATTCTTGGTTCTACTTTACGAGCATACTTCTATCGAAAGAACGCAACTAAGAAAGAGATTCTACTTGCCATCTCTAAAATCGCTGTTTTCTCACTCTCTGGTTTATCTGTTCTTTGTTGGGTAGCTTTGATCATCATGTTTGTGTTTCACGATGGCGGCCACTTCAACCAATACGCACTTTGGCTTGTGGGGGGCGGATTATATTTTCCAATCGTTTTTTATTTTACTGTTATTCATAATAGTAAAATATTTAAGGATATCACGCCCAAAGTAGGGACCTTTTTAGTCACCAGTTCAACTTGTGAATGGCTATTTGTAGCACTTTTTTTCTTACTAGTCGGTTGGTGCTTAGGCGTTCGGCATAGCCTTATTAGCGTTCTGCCATTATACGTTGTTGCCCAAGTTCTCGGGGTTCTTTCAATGATTCCGGGGGCACTTGGTTCGTTTGACCTTTTAATGATGTTAGAACTGTCATTACTTGGCGTTTCCCAAACTACCTCTGTTATTTGGTTATTACTATTCCGAATTTTTTACTACATCGTTCCATTAATTATTGCCGGATTCATGTTCTTGCACTCTCTGGCATCCCAAGTTAACCAGTTTTTCGACGGATTACCATTGCTAATGGTCCGCAAACTTGCTTACTATTTAATTACAACGTTTATGTATGTTTCTGGGATTCTGATGCTTATTACTGCTTCAATTCCAGACATCACAGCACAAAATAAGATTATCGCGAACCTTTATCCCTATACCTTCTTCTTCCTCCACCAATTGACAACCATCTTATTTGCACTGGCTATGCTTGCCTGTGCTCGCGGTCTTCAATCAAAGGTGAAAAAGGCATACCTTCCTACTTTAATATTATTGGTAATTGGAATTGCTAATACCATTTGGAACCTGGGAACATTGAGCTTAACAATTTACCTCGTCATTGTTTTGATACTTGTTTTACTCTCTCGCCATGTGTTATACCGGAAGAAATTGGAATATTCAATTGGAAAATTCGCAATTGATAGTCTTATCTTTGCTGGGGCATGTATCCTCTATGTAATTGTCGGGGTTATTAATGCTCCTCAATATTCCAGTAAGCACCACATCCCTGATTTTCTATTTTTCCCTGGTGAAAAGATTTGGATTTCCGGACTTTTCGGATTAATCCTCGGCCTCTTATTAATTTTCGTTATTCTGCGCTACTTTATGGCCGGGACTGATCCTTTCAATATTCCAAACGTATTTGATGCTGAACGGATCCGCAATGTTATTAAAGAATATGGAGGAAATGAAACTAGTCACCTCGCCTTCTTAAAAGATAAAAGTATCTATTATTACAGTGTTGACGATCATGATAAGCTCTTTTTCATGTATCGCCGTAAATATGATCGCTTGGTCGTAATGGGCGATCCAGTTGGAGATAAGGATAGTTGGCGACCAGCTCTTCGACAATTTGTCTTAGAAGCTGATAAGTATGGCTATCAGCTTGTCTTTTATGAAGTCTCCAGCGATATGACAATGCTTCTTCATGAATTTGGCTTCGACTTTATTAAAACCGGTGAAACTGGCCTTGTTAAGCTGGCAGACTTTACGCTTGCTGGTAAGCGACAACGATCACAACGAGCATTGATGCATAAATTTGATCGTGAAGGCTATACCTTCTCTGTTGAAAAGCCACCATTTAGTAAAGAATTAATGCAAGAGATGAAACAAGTCTCCGATAGCTGGTTAGGAAACGAAACAGAAAAAGGATTCTCTCTCGGTTTCTTTGACTCCTACTACATTAATCAAGCACCTGTTGGCATTATCCGTGATAAAGACGGCAAAATGGTCGCCTTTGCAACGTTTATGCCGACAGGGGGTAAAAAGATTTTAACAATTGACCTCATGCGTCATAGTAAAGATGCCCCTTCTGGAATCATGGATAAAATTTTCATTAGTATGTTCCAGTACGGGCAGGAAAACAGTTATACCTACTTTGATCTCGGAATGGCACCTCTTTCGAATGTTGGTGAATATCAATTTAGCTTTATTGAAGAAAAAGCTGCACACTTCATCTATGAATATGGATATCATTTGTATGGCTTTCAAGGATTACGGCGATACAAAGATAAATATGCGACAGTTTGGTATTCACGTTATACTGCCTTCCGCAAGAAGAATTCAATCATTGCCACAATGATGATTCTAGTTAGTGTCGTTAACCAACGTGTTGATCAGCAAAACCACCGTTCAATCTTCTGGTGGTTGATTAAATAATTGGCTAAAGTTGCTGTAGTGTTTGCACCAGGTTGTGAAGAAGTTGAAGGACTTACAATTGTGGACGTTCTCCGGCGAATGAGGATTGAAACCACAATGGTCGGATTAGAGGATCTTCATGTTCCTGGCGCTCATGGAATTGAATTAACTTGTGATGAGGTAATGAGTGATCGGCTCCTCAATTATGATGTGGTGGCCTTTCCTGGTGGTCGCGGGGGTGCCCAAAAGCTTCGCGATAATGATAAGTTGATGAAATTGATGCAAAAACGCAATGCAGAAAATAAGTGGGATGCCGCAATGTGTGCTGCTCCGATTGCCTTGGCTCGGTATGGGTTGCTTGATAATCATAACTATACTTGCTTCCCGGGAATTAACGAGGAAATTGCTAAGGTTGCCCCAACAGCAAATTTTAAAGAGGATATTACGGTTGTTGATAATGATGGAAAAATCATTACCAGTCGTGGACCTGCAACTGCCTTAGCCTTTGCTTATCAGATTGCAGAGGTATTAGGATACAACACTGATAAGATTAAGCATGAGATGCTATATGATTATTTAATGGATCAAAAATAGGTGGAGAAAATAAAAAAATTTAATACTCAAATTGCTAGTCATTTGGCTAATAATCTTGAGAATAGTTTGCGAGAGTTACGGCGATGTGGTGCTCATCGTTCTAGTAAAGCAACCTTTACTGAAATGGGAATTCAATTAAGCGGGTTTAAAAATGATCTTGCAGAAAATAATAAATTTAATGCCTTAGTGGGTAATGCATGGATTGACAATGAAGCTGATTACTACTTACCTGCTGCTGAGATGACGGTTGATGTTCAGCGTCAAGAACAGGAAGTAACAACATATGTCTTAAATGATCACGGAGATAATCAACGAGTAATCATGTATCTAACCGGGGGAGCCTATATTCAGCGTCCCGATAAGACTCATTGGCAATATTTAAATCGGTTGGCAATCGCCACGGATGCGAAGATTTATGTCCCGATTTATTCGTTAGTTCCGCATG
The genomic region above belongs to Limosilactobacillus reuteri and contains:
- a CDS encoding DUF4811 domain-containing protein, with product MVIILTFLGALTFFACMMFIRQKSLRIILATLTGIIFVGSTLLMTLNYSHHFGMQKVTTTTTKRIYSASNSSMPLAIYQPVGKSGRDDVYIYNTKVKQKTPYHTQANEYTTSRIKWTNGSTPQLVTTETRWQYRNNFYKVLYAWSGMNNALVKRTNVLEYPRMYVKLTTSQADKLARVAKSATGAKLQAQAAEQGRAFVTSKVQAAMAKNPNMTAKQIQEVSAQAEQEFQAQSIQQILKQVK
- the mprF gene encoding bifunctional lysylphosphatidylglycerol flippase/synthetase MprF codes for the protein MQQLGKRLLNWWSKYSKIIKVVFVTSVLVFVILALGNFFKTVKWHEVGVGLANLSWKSIILLLITGCIAVIPMLGYDFAITHLLPGKFKKSYIIRCGWITNTLTNIAGFGGILGSTLRAYFYRKNATKKEILLAISKIAVFSLSGLSVLCWVALIIMFVFHDGGHFNQYALWLVGGGLYFPIVFYFTVIHNSKIFKDITPKVGTFLVTSSTCEWLFVALFFLLVGWCLGVRHSLISVLPLYVVAQVLGVLSMIPGALGSFDLLMMLELSLLGVSQTTSVIWLLLFRIFYYIVPLIIAGFMFLHSLASQVNQFFDGLPLLMVRKLAYYLITTFMYVSGILMLITASIPDITAQNKIIANLYPYTFFFLHQLTTILFALAMLACARGLQSKVKKAYLPTLILLVIGIANTIWNLGTLSLTIYLVIVLILVLLSRHVLYRKKLEYSIGKFAIDSLIFAGACILYVIVGVINAPQYSSKHHIPDFLFFPGEKIWISGLFGLILGLLLIFVILRYFMAGTDPFNIPNVFDAERIRNVIKEYGGNETSHLAFLKDKSIYYYSVDDHDKLFFMYRRKYDRLVVMGDPVGDKDSWRPALRQFVLEADKYGYQLVFYEVSSDMTMLLHEFGFDFIKTGETGLVKLADFTLAGKRQRSQRALMHKFDREGYTFSVEKPPFSKELMQEMKQVSDSWLGNETEKGFSLGFFDSYYINQAPVGIIRDKDGKMVAFATFMPTGGKKILTIDLMRHSKDAPSGIMDKIFISMFQYGQENSYTYFDLGMAPLSNVGEYQFSFIEEKAAHFIYEYGYHLYGFQGLRRYKDKYATVWYSRYTAFRKKNSIIATMMILVSVVNQRVDQQNHRSIFWWLIK
- a CDS encoding MDR family MFS transporter, translating into MNQEHQPVDINGQTYNRSLMIFVLLIGAFCTILNQTILSTAFPALMDAFNISTATVQWLTTGFLMVNGIMIPVSAYLTSRFNTKSLFIIAMSTFEVGTILAWIAPSFAVLLAGRLIQAVGVGINMPLMQNIMLTVYPPEKRGAAMGVNGLVIGLAPAIGPALSGWVIDSYSWRWLFGMIAPITALVIIVSFFAVKNVIPNKKPHLDWLSVVISTLGFGSMLYGFSSVGDKGWTDPVVLSTIIIGVILVGILIMRQNKLDDPFLEFKVFESKEFSLATILSSIVMMAMVGVEFVIPLYLQIIHGMSAFHSGLTLLFGALFMGIMSPITGNLFDRHGAKRLAFTGMFILTVGTIPFAFITRDTPTIYIVFLYAVRMFGISMVMMPVTTAGMNSLPYNLISHGTAVNNTIRQVATSVGTAIMISVLTNITNSNRPAHSLLTQSPLQYKAKMFDATLMGYHAAFWFAIAFSLIGLFLTFFVTSGNGIHLRLDSEDIAEPTDKGGMK
- a CDS encoding RluA family pseudouridine synthase; this encodes MENTWIYRGTEPIKIKKYLQSLGMGHRLFNDLKNGEGEFLVDHRKVRPTTQILPNQPLTIKAQPELADDTVGISNEPLNVIYEDDNWLVIDKPAGVTSIPGPTVQNDTVLNRVKGYLIANNSVDLRPHLITRLDRFTGGLLLVAKHHIASSMISQQVQQHQMLKEYTALVEGQVMDEHGEINKPIGRKDGQAARVIDENGQRALTEYWVEERGAKWTRVRVRLHTGRTHQIRVHFAAIGHSLIGDHLYGGDTSKYDHQLLHASKISFNDPFTLKQMTFTSELPPVFLN
- a CDS encoding DJ-1 family glyoxalase III — translated: MAKVAVVFAPGCEEVEGLTIVDVLRRMRIETTMVGLEDLHVPGAHGIELTCDEVMSDRLLNYDVVAFPGGRGGAQKLRDNDKLMKLMQKRNAENKWDAAMCAAPIALARYGLLDNHNYTCFPGINEEIAKVAPTANFKEDITVVDNDGKIITSRGPATALAFAYQIAEVLGYNTDKIKHEMLYDYLMDQK